One Prosthecobacter dejongeii DNA window includes the following coding sequences:
- a CDS encoding YciI family protein — protein sequence MSLSSSDSTEYMVLFRATGWQQDLSPEEMQQVMARTMAWFERLQQQGKMKGAQPLFEEGKVISGRKVRQVADGPFAESKETIGGYLMLNVKTMEEAVSIAQEWPMLDCGATAEVRPVAPECPSFNRVKEEQMAAA from the coding sequence ATGAGCCTCTCGTCTTCTGATTCCACTGAATACATGGTCTTGTTTCGTGCCACAGGCTGGCAGCAGGACCTTTCACCTGAAGAAATGCAACAGGTCATGGCCCGCACCATGGCATGGTTTGAGCGTCTCCAGCAGCAGGGGAAGATGAAAGGGGCACAGCCGCTGTTTGAAGAAGGAAAAGTGATCTCTGGGAGAAAAGTGCGTCAGGTGGCGGATGGGCCTTTTGCGGAATCCAAAGAAACCATCGGCGGGTATCTGATGCTGAATGTGAAGACGATGGAGGAGGCGGTGAGCATCGCCCAGGAGTGGCCCATGCTGGACTGTGGCGCGACGGCGGAAGTGCGGCCTGTGGCTCCGGAGTGCCCCAGCTTCAATCGAGTGAAGGAAGAACAAATGGCGGCTGCCTAA
- a CDS encoding RNA polymerase sigma factor encodes MSDLASSAESGISHLADHLFRHESGKLVSILTGIFGIHRLQMAEDVVQEALARALQTWPFYGVPANPAAWLMQTAKNLALDLIRRESSFQQKQPQIVHFIEHRLAETETGAEPRFDSEIKDDRLRLMFACCHPQLPQEAQTALALKVMCGFSPLEIARAFLTSEAAIAKRLTRARQKLQEEAVAFEIPSGVELPVRLEVVLQILYLLFNEGYKASSGLRLIREDLCHEAIRLTSLLAAHPAGNQPRTHALLALMLLNGARFAARLDAGGNILRLEEQDRRRWDKGMIQRGIFHLGLSTQGDQASEYHLQAGIAACHSLAPDAASTDWPQILRLYDHLLQMNDSPIIALNRAVALAKVQGPAQGLAAVEAILDRQPLDSYHLFHAVMGELEAQQQHYQSAAAHLRAALKLTEMASEQSLLSKRLQEIEESD; translated from the coding sequence ATGTCTGATTTAGCCTCCAGTGCCGAGTCCGGTATCAGTCACTTGGCAGACCATCTTTTCCGTCATGAATCGGGAAAGCTGGTTTCCATCCTGACGGGTATCTTTGGCATCCATCGTCTGCAGATGGCGGAAGATGTGGTGCAGGAGGCACTGGCACGGGCGCTGCAAACGTGGCCCTTTTATGGCGTTCCGGCGAACCCTGCTGCTTGGTTGATGCAGACGGCGAAGAACCTTGCCCTCGATCTCATCCGCCGGGAATCCAGCTTTCAGCAAAAGCAGCCGCAAATTGTCCATTTCATCGAGCATCGGCTGGCGGAGACGGAGACGGGAGCGGAGCCGCGTTTTGACAGTGAGATTAAGGATGATCGTCTCCGATTGATGTTTGCGTGCTGTCATCCACAGCTCCCGCAAGAGGCGCAGACGGCGCTGGCTTTGAAAGTGATGTGTGGTTTCAGCCCGCTGGAAATTGCTCGTGCCTTTCTCACTTCGGAGGCTGCGATTGCTAAAAGACTGACACGCGCGCGGCAGAAGCTGCAGGAGGAAGCGGTGGCTTTTGAAATCCCTTCTGGGGTCGAGTTGCCCGTTCGATTGGAGGTGGTGTTACAGATTTTATACCTGCTGTTTAATGAAGGCTACAAAGCCTCCAGTGGGCTGCGATTGATCCGCGAAGATCTGTGTCATGAGGCTATCCGCCTGACCTCTTTGTTGGCTGCGCATCCTGCTGGGAATCAGCCGCGCACGCATGCTTTGCTGGCGCTCATGCTGCTGAATGGTGCGCGTTTCGCCGCGAGGCTGGATGCGGGGGGCAATATCCTGCGACTGGAGGAGCAGGACCGCCGGCGTTGGGATAAGGGCATGATTCAGCGGGGGATTTTTCATCTGGGATTGTCCACACAGGGAGACCAGGCCAGCGAGTATCATCTTCAGGCGGGCATTGCGGCCTGCCATTCCTTGGCTCCAGATGCGGCCTCCACGGATTGGCCGCAGATCCTTCGGCTCTACGATCATCTCCTTCAAATGAATGACTCCCCCATCATCGCTCTAAATCGCGCGGTGGCGCTGGCCAAGGTGCAGGGGCCTGCCCAAGGTCTAGCGGCTGTGGAGGCCATCTTGGACCGCCAACCTCTGGACTCCTACCATCTTTTCCATGCTGTGATGGGAGAACTGGAGGCCCAGCAGCAGCATTACCAGTCAGCGGCAGCGCATCTGCGGGCAGCTTTAAAACTCACCGAGATGGCTTCCGAACAGAGCTTGCTGAGCAAACGGCTGCAAGAAATCGAGGAATCTGACTGA
- a CDS encoding SRPBCC family protein: MFAKILIGLAVLLTGLAVVISMRPDDFRVSRSATMQATPQAIFEQVNDLRKGQAWSPWVKLDPSCKYTFEGPATGVGSSVKWSGNNDVGEGKQTIVESRPGERVGMKLEFVRPFAGTNDVEFTFKPEGPGTLVTWTMSGKNNFMSKAVGLVMDCDKMCGDFFVEGLASLKSIVEVTPKA; the protein is encoded by the coding sequence ATGTTCGCTAAAATTCTCATCGGCCTTGCCGTTCTACTCACTGGTCTTGCCGTCGTCATTTCCATGCGCCCAGATGATTTTCGGGTGTCCCGTTCTGCCACGATGCAGGCCACACCCCAGGCTATTTTTGAGCAGGTGAATGATCTGCGCAAAGGCCAGGCCTGGTCTCCCTGGGTCAAGCTGGATCCTTCTTGCAAATACACCTTTGAGGGGCCTGCGACAGGTGTGGGTTCCTCCGTGAAATGGTCGGGCAACAATGACGTGGGTGAAGGCAAGCAAACCATTGTCGAAAGTCGCCCCGGAGAACGAGTGGGAATGAAGCTGGAATTCGTCCGCCCCTTTGCAGGCACGAACGATGTGGAGTTCACTTTTAAACCTGAAGGGCCGGGCACACTGGTCACATGGACCATGTCTGGCAAAAACAACTTCATGAGCAAGGCCGTGGGGCTAGTGATGGACTGCGACAAGATGTGCGGAGACTTCTTCGTGGAGGGGTTGGCCAGCTTGAAAAGCATCGTTGAAGTCACGCCGAAGGCCTAA
- a CDS encoding VOC family protein, whose amino-acid sequence MKTSLVQPYLFFGGRCEEALEFYRTAIGAQVGMVMRFSESPEPPPPDMLAPGFADKVMHASFTVGETVLMASDGCGGAESFAGFSLSLSVGTVEEAEAKFAALAEGGEVTMPLGKTFWSPCFGMLKDQFGMGWMVTLFEEAAPNP is encoded by the coding sequence ATGAAAACATCTCTTGTTCAACCTTATCTCTTTTTTGGCGGTCGCTGTGAGGAAGCTCTTGAGTTTTATCGCACGGCCATCGGCGCTCAAGTGGGCATGGTGATGCGCTTCAGCGAAAGCCCTGAGCCGCCGCCGCCGGACATGCTGGCCCCTGGTTTTGCAGATAAAGTGATGCATGCCTCCTTCACCGTTGGTGAGACGGTTTTGATGGCCTCCGATGGCTGTGGCGGCGCAGAATCTTTTGCCGGTTTTTCATTGTCTTTGAGTGTAGGGACGGTGGAGGAGGCTGAAGCGAAATTTGCAGCGTTGGCAGAGGGAGGGGAAGTGACCATGCCTCTGGGGAAGACTTTTTGGTCCCCTTGCTTTGGCATGCTGAAAGATCAATTCGGGATGGGGTGGATGGTTACGCTTTTTGAAGAGGCAGCTCCCAATCCCTAG
- a CDS encoding VOC family protein, which yields MTNKMIFVNIAVKDLPKSRAFFVALGYSFNEQFCDDNAAYLVIGESIFAMLLTEPKFQSFTPKPLVDAKQSTEVLIALSCESRDEVDAQVAKAVAAGGSTYNDPQDHGFMYSYGFQDLDGHIWEVFWMDRSTTVQS from the coding sequence ATGACTAACAAAATGATCTTCGTCAATATCGCCGTCAAAGATCTGCCCAAATCCAGGGCGTTTTTTGTCGCCTTAGGCTACAGTTTCAATGAGCAGTTCTGCGATGACAACGCTGCCTATTTGGTGATTGGAGAGAGCATTTTTGCGATGCTGCTGACCGAGCCGAAGTTCCAGAGCTTTACACCTAAACCCCTTGTGGATGCAAAACAGAGCACGGAGGTGTTAATCGCCCTATCCTGTGAAAGCCGTGATGAGGTGGATGCGCAAGTGGCCAAGGCCGTCGCAGCGGGTGGCTCCACCTACAATGACCCGCAGGACCATGGCTTCATGTATAGCTACGGTTTCCAGGATCTCGACGGCCATATCTGGGAGGTGTTTTGGATGGATCGTTCTACCACCGTGCAATCCTGA
- a CDS encoding DUF1428 domain-containing protein, producing the protein MSHYIDGFVLPIAADKIPEYQSIAEKVSKIWMDHGALDYRECVAEDTDAKDMVSFPTLAGTKDGETVVFAYIVYESREHRDEVNAKVMADPRMHEFCPDHGGTPPFDYRRMAYGGFKTIVSV; encoded by the coding sequence ATGTCACACTACATTGATGGATTCGTCCTGCCCATCGCGGCAGATAAAATTCCCGAGTATCAAAGCATCGCCGAAAAGGTGAGTAAGATCTGGATGGATCATGGAGCTCTCGACTACCGCGAATGCGTGGCCGAAGACACGGACGCCAAAGACATGGTTTCTTTTCCCACCCTCGCAGGAACTAAGGACGGAGAGACCGTGGTCTTTGCCTACATCGTTTATGAATCGCGAGAACACCGTGATGAGGTGAATGCCAAAGTCATGGCCGATCCACGCATGCATGAATTTTGCCCAGATCATGGAGGCACTCCCCCTTTTGACTACAGACGCATGGCCTACGGGGGTTTTAAGACCATCGTGAGCGTTTGA
- a CDS encoding putative Na+/H+ antiporter encodes MNPAPMEILATVLFALAVLHTFAVKRFAHWAHRYPRGSIQENLLHFLAETEVVFGLWAAALFAGIVVLKGSVHEAVVYIESLNYTEPKFVLVVMVVAATRPVVKMAEGLISGIARLLPMQEAMAFYVAALVVGPLLGSFITEPAAMTLLALVLKRRYFDQGISLKLAYATLGLLFVNVSIGGTLTHFAAPPVLMVAAKWEWNTMFMLTHFGWRAALSCLTATTIITFLFRQELRGLKVAENHSGAVPIWLTVLHMLFLAAVVGFAHHPDVFFGVFMLFLGLVSATREYQDNLKLKEGLLVGFFLAGLVTLGSLQAYWLKPLISSLSGHALFYGATGLTALTDNAALTYLGSLVDGISPDLKYALVAGAVTGGGLTVIANAPNPAGVGILQSAKVFGGEGISPLRLLLGALLPTLVAIMFFWWV; translated from the coding sequence ATGAATCCTGCCCCCATGGAAATTCTGGCCACGGTCTTGTTTGCTCTGGCGGTCCTGCACACTTTTGCTGTAAAGCGTTTTGCGCATTGGGCGCATCGTTATCCCCGGGGTTCCATTCAGGAGAATCTGCTTCATTTTCTGGCCGAGACGGAGGTGGTTTTTGGCCTGTGGGCGGCAGCCCTGTTCGCTGGCATTGTGGTGCTGAAAGGCTCCGTCCACGAAGCGGTCGTTTACATTGAAAGCCTGAATTACACAGAGCCTAAATTTGTGCTGGTCGTAATGGTGGTGGCCGCCACCCGGCCTGTGGTGAAGATGGCTGAAGGTCTCATCAGCGGCATTGCCCGACTGCTACCGATGCAGGAGGCCATGGCGTTTTACGTAGCGGCTTTGGTGGTGGGCCCGTTGTTGGGGTCGTTCATTACCGAACCTGCTGCGATGACGCTTTTGGCCCTGGTGCTGAAGCGTCGATATTTTGACCAGGGTATCAGCTTGAAATTGGCCTACGCCACGCTGGGCCTGCTATTTGTGAATGTCTCTATCGGCGGTACGTTGACACACTTTGCGGCACCGCCCGTCCTGATGGTGGCAGCAAAGTGGGAGTGGAATACGATGTTCATGCTCACCCACTTTGGCTGGCGTGCAGCGCTGAGTTGCCTCACGGCAACGACAATCATCACCTTTCTGTTTCGGCAGGAATTGCGAGGGCTCAAGGTGGCGGAAAATCACAGTGGTGCTGTGCCTATCTGGCTGACAGTGCTGCACATGCTTTTCCTCGCCGCTGTCGTCGGTTTTGCGCATCACCCCGATGTATTTTTCGGCGTCTTCATGCTGTTCTTGGGGCTTGTTTCGGCCACACGTGAGTATCAGGACAACCTCAAGCTCAAAGAAGGTCTTTTGGTGGGGTTCTTTCTGGCGGGATTGGTCACTCTGGGGTCTCTTCAGGCTTATTGGTTAAAGCCGTTGATCAGCAGCCTCAGTGGCCATGCTTTGTTCTATGGGGCGACAGGGCTGACAGCACTGACGGACAATGCAGCGCTGACCTATCTGGGGTCCCTGGTGGATGGCATTAGCCCCGATCTAAAATATGCGCTGGTGGCGGGTGCCGTGACCGGTGGTGGATTAACGGTGATCGCCAATGCGCCGAACCCTGCGGGCGTGGGGATCTTGCAGAGTGCGAAGGTCTTTGGGGGGGAGGGCATCAGTCCACTGCGCCTGCTGTTGGGGGCCCTTTTGCCCACGTTGGTCGCCATCATGTTTTTCTGGTGGGTGTGA
- a CDS encoding zinc ribbon domain-containing protein yields the protein MSEVTAISKFACPGCGGEAVWTPAKKALVCPYCGTVSPAELKADGSLIEESDLATALRSIPEDQRGWAAQRKTVRCQSCQAISVFDAKRVAQRCDFCGSSSLLKVDDIQAPIRPGSLLPFKIAETHVREDIRKWYGSHFWARSNLNDKAMTDTLHGLYLPYWTFDAHAECPWEAEAGHHYYTRDSQGRQQRQTRWEYASGHVSQDFDDVLVPASKGVHPALLTALEPFPTVDSLVPYDAGYLSGWVVEQYQIDLIESAQASRSRMDALLRSACAQRIPGDTYRNLQISPEYSAQTFKHVLLPVWLLTYTYGTKTYQVAVNGVTGKITGEYPLSWVKITIAVVLGLIILMIFWLNGN from the coding sequence ATGTCTGAAGTCACCGCCATCAGCAAGTTTGCCTGCCCCGGTTGTGGGGGCGAGGCTGTGTGGACCCCGGCTAAAAAGGCCCTCGTTTGTCCCTACTGCGGCACGGTCTCGCCGGCGGAACTGAAGGCCGATGGGTCTTTGATCGAGGAGAGTGATCTTGCAACAGCTCTGCGCTCCATCCCCGAAGATCAGCGCGGCTGGGCGGCCCAGCGGAAAACGGTGCGCTGCCAGAGCTGCCAGGCCATCTCAGTCTTTGATGCGAAGCGGGTGGCGCAGCGTTGCGACTTCTGCGGTTCTTCCTCATTGCTCAAGGTGGATGACATCCAGGCCCCCATCCGGCCGGGTAGCCTACTGCCGTTTAAGATCGCCGAGACGCATGTGCGCGAGGACATCCGTAAATGGTATGGCAGCCACTTTTGGGCGCGGAGTAATCTGAACGACAAGGCCATGACGGATACGCTGCATGGCCTTTATCTGCCCTACTGGACCTTTGACGCTCATGCCGAATGCCCGTGGGAGGCTGAGGCGGGTCACCACTACTACACGCGGGATAGCCAGGGCCGCCAGCAGCGCCAGACCCGCTGGGAATACGCGAGTGGGCATGTGAGCCAGGACTTTGATGATGTACTGGTGCCAGCCTCCAAAGGCGTGCATCCGGCACTGCTGACGGCGCTGGAGCCTTTCCCCACGGTGGACAGTCTGGTGCCGTATGATGCGGGGTACCTTTCTGGCTGGGTGGTGGAGCAGTATCAGATTGACCTTATCGAGTCTGCCCAGGCCTCGCGTTCCCGCATGGATGCCCTGCTGCGCAGTGCCTGTGCCCAGCGGATCCCTGGCGATACGTACCGGAACCTGCAAATTTCCCCTGAGTACAGTGCACAAACTTTTAAGCATGTGCTGCTGCCGGTGTGGCTACTCACTTACACTTACGGCACAAAAACTTACCAAGTGGCGGTGAATGGCGTCACCGGGAAGATCACGGGTGAATACCCGCTGAGCTGGGTGAAGATCACCATCGCGGTGGTGCTAGGATTGATCATCCTCATGATCTTCTGGCTGAATGGAAATTGA
- the murG gene encoding undecaprenyldiphospho-muramoylpentapeptide beta-N-acetylglucosaminyltransferase yields MKSKSKKSLHVLIACGGTGGHLFPGIAVGEVLSARGHEVTLLISEKKIDSIAASGHKDLRFEKMPFLAMPKPWSPKMIGFLSGLWKGMSQCRKIIRDKNVSVVLGMGGFTSFAPLYAGKKEKRRTLIHESNAIPGKANKLNARYADTVLCGLDACKAFFPQHSDVRVVGTPVRSSMRTTSKEDPYEFFKLDKTKKTLLIMGGSQGARGVNRVVGMTLEQFERMGIQVLHIAGPTDYEEVRDVYAKHPTLPQHVAAFCHRMDMAYRVADLAIARSGASSMSELAYFGVPSLLVPYPFAADDHQTRNAEVFAKEGAARLLTEKEINADVLADAVRDILMNPKKAEEMKRAANKIAVRNSAEKIADLIVKEA; encoded by the coding sequence GTGAAATCCAAATCCAAAAAGTCCCTCCACGTGCTGATCGCTTGTGGGGGCACGGGCGGTCATCTGTTCCCCGGCATCGCCGTAGGTGAAGTGCTCTCCGCACGCGGTCATGAAGTCACCCTGCTGATCAGCGAGAAAAAGATCGATTCCATTGCCGCCTCTGGCCACAAGGATCTGCGTTTTGAAAAAATGCCCTTCCTCGCCATGCCTAAGCCGTGGTCACCCAAAATGATCGGCTTTCTCTCGGGCCTATGGAAAGGCATGAGCCAGTGCCGGAAAATCATCCGTGACAAGAACGTCAGCGTGGTGCTGGGCATGGGCGGCTTCACTTCCTTTGCGCCTCTTTATGCAGGCAAAAAGGAAAAACGCCGCACACTTATCCATGAGAGCAATGCCATCCCAGGCAAGGCGAACAAACTGAACGCCCGCTATGCAGACACCGTGCTCTGTGGGCTGGATGCCTGCAAAGCCTTCTTTCCCCAGCACAGTGATGTGCGCGTGGTGGGCACTCCCGTGCGCAGTTCCATGCGCACGACTTCAAAGGAAGACCCTTACGAGTTTTTCAAGCTGGATAAGACCAAAAAGACCCTCCTCATCATGGGCGGTAGCCAGGGTGCCCGTGGCGTGAACCGGGTGGTGGGCATGACGCTGGAGCAATTTGAACGCATGGGCATCCAAGTCCTGCACATCGCGGGGCCGACAGATTATGAAGAGGTGCGGGACGTGTATGCCAAGCACCCTACCCTGCCCCAACACGTGGCCGCCTTTTGCCATCGCATGGACATGGCCTACCGGGTGGCAGATCTAGCCATCGCCCGCAGTGGGGCCTCCTCCATGTCTGAACTGGCCTACTTCGGCGTGCCCAGCCTGCTAGTGCCTTACCCCTTTGCCGCAGATGATCACCAGACGCGCAATGCCGAAGTCTTCGCCAAAGAAGGCGCGGCACGCCTGCTCACGGAAAAAGAGATCAACGCCGACGTCCTGGCCGATGCCGTGCGCGACATCCTCATGAATCCGAAAAAGGCTGAAGAAATGAAACGCGCCGCGAACAAGATCGCCGTGCGCAATTCTGCCGAAAAGATCGCCGACTTGATCGTCAAAGAAGCGTGA
- a CDS encoding FtsW/RodA/SpoVE family cell cycle protein gives MAKRSILLLLLAVALLTGLGITMLASTSFFTKEGGGEDYVTLWRQGLWLGVSLVGCVVMAVVDYNLWFRWRWWLLGGAAFTLLLCYEWHLAQLLGYKPVIAARVNGAARWIGYGSMRVQPSEFAKLVLIVGMAGWFATHENLERTLKHGLILPGLLLGAFVGLIGGEVDLGNASVSAAVGAGIMFVAGTRFSYLAVIGGTALAALWTGIKLAPNRFERVMIIFDLEKHKETLGLQQWISKLAFGSGGLEGRGLGEGRMKLSYLPEAHTDFIFPMVGEELGLWGVGGAVLAFILLTFAGMCIASYAPNRFGKLLGFGLTFLLALEALLNMGVTTALLPNKGLPLPFVSYGGSSLLAAMMAVGVLINIHRQGVHLTWDQLPVIRRKRRWTPQL, from the coding sequence ATGGCCAAACGCTCCATCCTCCTTCTTTTGCTGGCGGTCGCGCTGCTCACAGGTCTGGGAATCACCATGCTGGCCAGCACCAGCTTCTTCACCAAAGAAGGCGGCGGCGAAGACTACGTCACTCTGTGGCGGCAAGGCCTTTGGTTAGGCGTCTCCCTGGTGGGTTGTGTGGTCATGGCCGTCGTGGATTACAATCTATGGTTCCGCTGGCGCTGGTGGTTGCTAGGTGGGGCTGCCTTTACCCTGCTGCTTTGCTATGAATGGCACCTCGCCCAACTGCTCGGCTACAAGCCGGTCATTGCCGCTCGCGTGAATGGCGCTGCGCGCTGGATCGGCTATGGCAGCATGCGCGTGCAACCCTCCGAATTTGCCAAGCTGGTCCTCATCGTCGGAATGGCAGGTTGGTTTGCCACGCATGAAAATTTGGAACGCACGCTGAAACATGGTCTCATTCTCCCAGGCCTACTTTTAGGCGCGTTTGTGGGCCTCATCGGCGGTGAGGTGGACCTGGGAAATGCCTCCGTCTCTGCGGCTGTAGGGGCAGGCATCATGTTCGTCGCAGGCACACGCTTCAGTTATCTCGCCGTCATCGGTGGTACCGCCCTAGCCGCTCTGTGGACGGGGATCAAGCTGGCGCCCAACCGCTTTGAGCGTGTCATGATCATCTTTGACCTGGAGAAACACAAAGAAACGCTGGGACTGCAGCAGTGGATTTCTAAGCTGGCCTTCGGCTCAGGCGGCCTGGAAGGGCGTGGCCTGGGTGAAGGGCGCATGAAACTCTCTTACCTGCCTGAGGCACACACGGACTTCATTTTCCCCATGGTGGGTGAAGAACTGGGCCTCTGGGGTGTGGGCGGGGCTGTCTTGGCCTTCATCCTCCTCACCTTTGCAGGCATGTGCATCGCCTCCTATGCACCCAATCGTTTTGGTAAATTGCTGGGTTTCGGCCTGACTTTTCTCCTCGCCCTCGAAGCGCTCTTGAACATGGGCGTAACCACTGCTTTGCTGCCGAATAAGGGATTGCCGCTCCCCTTCGTCTCGTACGGGGGGTCGAGCCTCCTGGCTGCCATGATGGCCGTCGGGGTCCTCATCAATATCCACCGCCAGGGCGTGCATCTGACTTGGGATCAGCTTCCAGTGATCCGCAGAAAACGCCGCTGGACACCCCAGCTTTGA
- a CDS encoding LysM peptidoglycan-binding domain-containing protein — MSKKKKDKLLLNLLEGERYKHRVAMVTDEGAFNQHEPNSNMARMFVVMLLIHVVVIGGIIIYDFMNGEEAPTTALAENYNKPAPASVLPGASVDLGLVTDKSLEEYSTYAWMSGDSIPSVAKKLEVSEEVLIKLNKLDEGRQIKINDVIRYPMRPVVKAVGISVAGANGEIAQPAAPTASLAEAQVPINLALPGESGFSFSPTIENELTPAPTVAPTAASGMQVQDSPPPAVSKEASGTPVIVELPQTSAPKIEEAPPAPPAPAPQPVVKKEVEKEVPKAIPVPRQPEPKPAPVVEKAPVKKIADAPPPAKKEPTKATAGSHIVQSGETLYRIASKHGISVKALQEANKNTRPEALKIGMKLVIPRK; from the coding sequence ATGAGCAAAAAGAAGAAAGACAAGCTCCTGCTCAACCTCCTGGAGGGTGAGAGATACAAGCACCGTGTGGCCATGGTCACAGACGAAGGTGCCTTCAATCAGCATGAACCAAATTCCAACATGGCGCGCATGTTTGTCGTCATGCTGCTGATCCATGTCGTCGTCATCGGCGGCATCATCATCTACGACTTCATGAATGGGGAGGAAGCCCCCACCACGGCCCTGGCTGAAAATTACAACAAGCCCGCTCCCGCCAGTGTGCTGCCAGGGGCCTCTGTGGACCTCGGTCTCGTCACGGACAAGTCGCTGGAAGAATACTCCACCTACGCCTGGATGTCTGGCGACTCTATCCCCAGCGTGGCCAAGAAGCTGGAAGTGTCTGAAGAAGTGCTGATCAAGCTGAACAAGCTGGACGAAGGCCGTCAGATCAAGATCAACGACGTCATCCGCTACCCAATGCGCCCCGTGGTGAAAGCGGTCGGCATCAGCGTGGCCGGTGCCAATGGCGAGATCGCCCAGCCAGCAGCCCCCACGGCCTCCCTGGCTGAGGCCCAGGTACCCATCAATCTGGCTCTTCCTGGTGAAAGCGGATTCAGCTTCAGCCCTACCATTGAGAATGAGCTGACCCCAGCCCCGACGGTGGCCCCCACAGCCGCCTCCGGCATGCAGGTGCAGGACAGCCCCCCCCCTGCGGTCAGCAAGGAAGCCTCCGGCACGCCTGTCATCGTCGAGTTGCCCCAGACCTCCGCACCCAAGATCGAAGAAGCCCCTCCCGCCCCCCCTGCCCCGGCTCCCCAGCCCGTGGTGAAAAAAGAGGTGGAGAAGGAAGTGCCCAAAGCCATCCCCGTGCCACGTCAGCCTGAGCCCAAACCCGCCCCTGTGGTGGAAAAAGCCCCGGTGAAAAAGATCGCCGATGCACCGCCTCCAGCCAAAAAAGAGCCTACCAAGGCTACGGCAGGTAGCCACATCGTGCAGTCGGGTGAGACCCTTTATCGCATCGCCAGCAAACACGGCATCTCCGTGAAAGCTCTGCAAGAGGCGAACAAGAATACTCGCCCCGAAGCGCTCAAGATCGGCATGAAGCTGGTCATCCCGCGCAAATAA
- the murD gene encoding UDP-N-acetylmuramoyl-L-alanine--D-glutamate ligase, whose translation MPKFTGKHFAILGAGRSGLGAARLARLHGAEVTVVDEGEPQKIKAALDKQHAEGFRTLSGQAARDLVVKPGDFDLVITSPGLDANWPLPKKFTDVGIPLTGEMEFAFNLTDLPLVGITGTNGKSTCTELIAHLFNACGKKSVPCGNHGMSLSEVVASGVSYDVLSLEISSFQLETIQNYRAKASLWLNFAADHLDRYPDMQSYYAAKARIFENVTASDVAIVRAGETVDTGAAQRLTFSAYGAEADWTYSAGCIQVGPENVTFEVNSTLRGRHNMENVMAAMMACQVHGLSLEEMQAALAGYEAPAHRCELVRELHGREYINDSKATNLHALEACIGAMERPIVLIVGGKDKQLDYTPLRDSLKGQVRAMVCIGEIAQALKTTFEDLVPCQTAADMAEAVQLATELSRAGDSIILSPGTSSFDMYTGYAQRGEAFRTAVQSLT comes from the coding sequence ATGCCAAAATTCACCGGAAAACACTTCGCCATCCTGGGGGCAGGACGCAGCGGCCTAGGGGCTGCCCGTCTCGCGCGCCTGCATGGGGCTGAAGTGACGGTGGTGGATGAGGGGGAACCGCAGAAAATCAAAGCCGCGCTGGATAAACAGCACGCTGAAGGCTTTCGCACCCTCAGCGGCCAGGCCGCGCGGGATCTGGTGGTGAAACCGGGAGATTTTGACCTCGTCATCACCAGTCCGGGCCTGGATGCCAACTGGCCACTGCCCAAGAAATTTACCGATGTCGGTATCCCCCTCACTGGGGAAATGGAGTTCGCCTTCAATCTCACAGATCTGCCTCTGGTCGGCATCACGGGGACCAATGGTAAGAGCACCTGCACGGAGCTGATCGCGCATCTTTTCAATGCGTGCGGGAAAAAATCAGTTCCCTGTGGCAATCATGGCATGTCGCTGAGTGAAGTCGTCGCAAGCGGCGTTTCTTATGACGTGCTGTCACTGGAGATCAGCAGTTTCCAACTGGAGACGATCCAGAATTATCGGGCCAAAGCGAGCCTGTGGCTCAACTTCGCTGCGGATCACCTGGATCGCTACCCGGACATGCAGTCCTACTACGCGGCCAAGGCGCGCATCTTTGAAAACGTCACCGCCAGCGATGTCGCCATCGTCCGCGCCGGTGAAACGGTGGATACAGGTGCGGCCCAGCGGCTGACCTTTTCTGCCTATGGCGCAGAAGCCGACTGGACCTACAGCGCAGGTTGCATCCAGGTAGGTCCTGAAAACGTGACCTTCGAAGTGAACTCCACGCTGCGTGGACGCCACAACATGGAAAACGTCATGGCGGCCATGATGGCCTGCCAGGTGCATGGCCTGTCACTAGAAGAAATGCAGGCGGCCCTGGCCGGTTATGAAGCCCCCGCGCACCGCTGTGAACTGGTGCGCGAGCTGCATGGCCGCGAGTACATCAATGATTCCAAGGCCACCAACCTGCATGCTCTGGAAGCCTGCATCGGGGCCATGGAACGCCCCATCGTTTTGATCGTGGGTGGCAAGGACAAACAGCTCGACTACACCCCGCTGCGCGACTCCCTGAAAGGTCAGGTCCGCGCGATGGTGTGCATTGGAGAGATCGCCCAGGCACTGAAGACTACTTTTGAAGACCTCGTGCCCTGCCAGACCGCCGCCGACATGGCCGAGGCCGTGCAACTGGCCACAGAACTTTCACGAGCTGGGGACAGCATCATCCTCAGCCCCGGCACCTCCTCCTTTGACATGTACACCGGCTACGCCCAGCGCGGTGAAGCCTTCCGCACGGCTGTCCAATCCTTGACCTGA